A genomic segment from Candidatus Hydrogenedentota bacterium encodes:
- a CDS encoding fibronectin type III domain-containing protein, producing MPDFPKREADLLSLAAGMIAGYADEPSLIPRADAAGLQARLDDLHARMDNQTKAQALAQMATKEKKASLKRLEAFVKVQLRQSEVDTAGDPKTLALIGWGPKAGSRAADPPGQPRGLTVAQEDGAALTLVWKAPPSGDGGRVRTYIIERREQHAAGGPLGEWRHAGVSLLPRITLTDQPRGLQLEYRVHALNHGGPGEPGNAVAVVL from the coding sequence ATGCCTGATTTCCCGAAACGGGAGGCCGATCTGCTCTCCCTGGCCGCCGGCATGATCGCGGGCTATGCCGATGAGCCGTCCCTGATCCCCCGTGCGGACGCCGCCGGCCTCCAGGCGCGCCTCGACGACCTCCACGCGCGGATGGACAACCAGACCAAGGCCCAGGCCCTTGCGCAGATGGCCACGAAGGAGAAGAAGGCGTCCCTCAAACGGCTGGAGGCCTTCGTCAAGGTGCAGTTGCGCCAGTCCGAGGTGGACACGGCGGGGGACCCGAAGACGCTCGCCCTGATCGGATGGGGGCCCAAGGCCGGGTCCCGCGCCGCCGATCCGCCGGGACAGCCGCGCGGGCTCACGGTCGCCCAGGAGGACGGCGCCGCCCTCACCCTCGTCTGGAAGGCGCCCCCGTCCGGCGACGGCGGCCGCGTGCGCACCTACATCATCGAACGGCGCGAACAACACGCCGCCGGAGGCCCCCTCGGCGAATGGCGCCACGCCGGCGTCTCACTCCTTCCGCGCATCACCCTGACCGATCAACCCCGCGGCCTCCAGCTCGAATACCGCGTCCACGCCCTCAACCACGGCGGCCCGGGCGAACCCGGCAACGCCGTGGCTGTCGTGCTGTAG